Part of the Trypanosoma brucei brucei TREU927 chromosome 2, complete sequence genome, ttttttaaaataactTGCAAGTAACATAATACAAACATCAATACTGATATTGGAGTGTGACTCGCTGACCCCTGCTCCCCTCCTTTACgtttttgttccctttccctGGGTTTCCTCCGTTGAGTGACCCACGCAACAGGTGTTGcgacgaaagaaaagaaaaaaaacaacaacagcaaaaggaagagggagtCATACAATACCaattttggaaaaaaaacgaaaagaatgTCGAACACATAACCACCACGATCATGCGGTAAAACGAAAGAAGGCAATTACATAGCACGAAAGTAAACGACgagcaagaggaaaaagataaaGTAAATAAAGGGGGGACTATGGAAGTGTACGTGATGagcaccaaaacaaaaaaaagtaaaggaaagagagagaggagggaaaaggctCGGCCGGAAGCAAACATATACCAAAGGAATAAACATAAAGCACTTTAATGTCAGCACTTTGCAATCATGGTGGCCTCACTGTAGAGAGTATTACTCGGCCTGTCTGTGATTATTCATGCAGGATTGCGTAACCAAACATATTTCCCTTACCCTTCAAGCCCACGCCAACATTCAACATATGCGCGCCCTTTAATTTGCCATATCACTCCGTATTCTTTTTcatcccctcctcctcctcccttgtTTCCGTTTatcttgtttgttcgtttgttcgTTTGATTCTTCCAACCGGCACCCATCCTCCATtccacaacaaaaagaacgaaaacaaaacggaagaGTTGTGCTACATTTGAATACGTACGGGACCAAACGGAGATTCGAGCCCAGTGATAAGCTTTTTGTCCTCACGTACACCTGTACCACTGTAGGTGTCACCGAGCATCCAGCCCCCGAGAATTGCGTAGTAATCGCCTCGCTTTGGTATGCGGAAAAGTTGTTGATACACCATGTCACGGTTACTGAAGTTGCCATCAGACTCAGCTAGAACTTTGCCGTCAGGTTCAGTGACGGTCACATTCCTTCCTACACGGCCAACGATGGGCTTCTTTGCATAGCCGGTGCGGCGAAGCTCATCAGTGAGTTCATAACTTGCGGGAAGTATGGCGGGGTGGTCGGGGTGATTATTATAAATAATGGGCAATATTGCTTTGTTGCTGGGAATGAGTTTCCACATAGGCTCAAAGACACGTATGTCCCAGTTATTTCCGAGAAGAATATCACACAGGCGAACCTTATCCTTTGGCGTGGGCTTCCACTCCGCGCCACGCTGCTCTCGTGCAGCTTGATGATCAGAAATCGCCGTCTCCCACATCCACGTCTTCCACACAGCCGTCACCGGAATGCCGTCCGAATCCACAACTGCTCCCTTTTCATCGAAATGGAACTCGTCAAACATGACGCACAATTTCGCGTCAATACCAGCCTCTCGAGCCTTCTCCATCACATACAAAGCAGTATAACGTTCCTCCCCGTCATCGTCCACAAGAAAATGCACACGCCCCTTCAACCCCGTCATTTCCCACGCCCGGACGAGTGTTTGGGGCATGAATTTCCCGCTGCTTCTTGTAGCATTGTCGTCTAACCCAACGGAGTTTGCCCACTTCTCTTGGATTACAGCACATTCGAGAAGTGTCGACGCGCTGTCCGCATTGTATTCAAAGCACTTGAATTCTTGAGTGttttcatcaaaaacaaagtcAAACCGCCCCGTGATGGCATGGGGCTGAGTTTTCCATGAGTGCCGGATGCGAGGCCAATACTCTTCTGGGATGCGAAATCGACGTAACTTATCGTCGCTCTCAAGCACCTGCTTTGTTGCCTCGAGAAAGAATGAATGCAGCTGCGTACCGTAACGGACGCAGTTAAGGTACAACTCCCTGTTCATCAAATAGTAACATGATTCGTACACCCCTCCTCGAGTCGCCTCCTTACCAAATGTTTTGTAGAATTCCGCTTCGGCTTCGTTTGTCAAGTCCAGCCAGTCAGTCTTTCGATTCTCTGGAGTGAAAACAACGCGACGAAGGAAAGGCTTCTCTGGTTGTTTAAAGTAAAGTGACTCATGCAACACCAATGGTTCCTTAGGATTACGGTTTGGCCTACTAGGGAATGTAACCCACCCCAGAGGAACAAAGATTCCCTCTGCTGCATGATCCTCAACAGTCCACACACCTCCTTCGTGCTTCAGCAACAACTCTGCCGAGTAGGTCCCCTTCCACTTATGAAACCGATGGTTTTGGTCCGCAATGCGCACCCATTTGTCACCCACCTCTGTGATAACCGCGACATGTCCCCATGGCGCATCCTCATTAACGGCGTAAATCAGCAACGAATCTGCCACGGGCTTCGCTGCTGTTCCGTTGGAAACTTTAACGCACGGGACGGGGGTTGCAGTGCTTGCGTCATGAACCTCTGTTAGATCAAATATGTGAGCAGCCCAATTAACGTCTGGAAGAACAAGCCCTTTGGCCTCATATAACCAACGACGAGCAAATTCTACACATTGGTATTTGAAACCGCAGAAAAGATTCCCGTCAATACTGCGCTCTCCCGAAAAAAAGCCATCATGTCCGTTGCTGTAAGCAGGTACGCCACAAGGGGTGTAGCCCTGAATCTCACCAAAGGGAACGTGAGGTTCTTCTTTAGTGTCTGCAAGTGCCGACTTCGTCATTTGTTTCAATTGCTTTTCCTGGTATTTCCTTCAGGGACTTTCAAATAGAATTCCTTTTGGCCTTTTCGTTCGGACTTTTGTGTGGGTATTTTTCTGAAGTGACAGCGAaagaacacacacaaaaaaaaaaagacagcgTAACATGTATGCATATGTTTCTGCGCACACATAGCAAAATATGAAGATGCACCGGTTGTATATTAAAACAATTATACGTTAATCCGCTGTTGCACCACAAAATAACACATACGCAGAAAACTCAGCCACTCTAACAAGAACGCACGCAAAATTAgaggtaaacaaaataaaaatactcCAACTGCAGTGTTTCATGCCCGACgataaaagaaacaacaaccacacaAATTCAAATGACGCCATgcatagcaaaaaaaaaaataataataataaacaatcACACTCCCTTTCTCCTGAGTCAGTAATAACAAGGGCGGCCGCACCATCAACGGGACGCAACAACATCAGTTTTGATCAATGCCAGCGCGCAGTGGTGCTACTGTGTTACCATTGGGAGCTACTTCAAGTCCTTGTTGAGTTGcggtttcctcctccctctttagcatttcctcctgCTCCTTTTCTCTACCAAACACACGAAGCTCCGCCAGCACCTCCCGCTCTTCAATTGGTTTGCCATCCAGGGAATATTTTACTCCACTCATTAAACTACGGCCCTCCGTTTCTATCGCTTCCACAAGCTCCGGCCGTTTACCAATCCAACCCTCAAGAGGCAACAGAGAGCGTGGGGGCGCAAGGCCGGGATAAAGTGCCGTCCTTCCCGGATTAAGCGTAGACTCGGGGGTTTCCCATGCATCCTCCAGAAATGCCCTCTGGAACTGCTGCAGAAATGGCAAAGGCACATACACTTCTACAATAAACTTCGGATTGAGCATGAGTGTTTCCTTTGCCTCAGAGCCAATGCGATGGAAACCTTTAATTAGCGATTGCTGGTTCAGCTTCCCAATCTCATGGTAGAAGCGAGGGCCGCATGTATCACAGCAGAGAGCAGGAATACGAATAACATCGGCCCGACCGTCAGGAACCTCCGCCGCCTCGTAAAGAATATTCCGATAAGCTGAAATCATTTCCACCTGCGCCTCCTCCCGTCGGAAGCGATCGACATCAATGAACGGGTTGATGCAAATCGCCGTGTGAAATTGCGCGGAAACACCATGAGCTGCCTCTCTCACAAATGAATTACGCAGGAGAGTTGTGTCGCCATACTGGCGCAAGTGTCGTTTGTTGCTGGAAGGTAGAGAAAAGCCACTCTCCCCCAGTGCAAGTGACGAGGAGATGCCACTTCTCCGATCTGAAGGTACTTCCCCTTCGGAATTATCTGAAACCGTTGGCCAATCTTCATAGTAGAGCGGGTTGGAAGCTGGAAAGGAAATCAGTGACTCCACATCTTCAAGTAGCAATAAATCCACAACAAGTACACGTATTGTTTCTTCTGCAGCACCTCCCGAGCTCTCTCCTGGAGCAGATGGTGGAACTGGCAGCCCGTATAAATCACCCACTTGCGTTAGCGGAAGAAGATGAATGCGCTTTTCGAAGGCTAATGAAAACGCGTCTCGCCCACGAGGTTTGTTGAGGGTTGTATTTGATCGCCGTAGCCGCATGACACGGGAGTCATCCAATCCTGCATAAAACGAGCGGCGACCCAGTGAAGGACGGGTCCAAATTCCAAATCTCTTCATTCACCAACTTCACCGgcgcttttcttccctccccacCCTTTCCGCGTTTTCTTTACTAGTTACCATGTTGAAGAatacaacagaaacaaataagGGTGGTGGtaatgcgaaaaaaaaaaagcaacaaaagaaactcCCTGGGGCGCGGCCAAAAATAACGGGTGTATACCGAATAATACGTGAAGGAAGTGTATACGTAGTGTCCACACAGTaattaaagggggaaaaaaatattgcGAAAGTCATGAACAATGGGTGTGTCAACACACTCGATATCACCCCGATCGTCTGAAAAGAGAGATTTCCCATTACGCTGGGACGCGACAACTCAGAGCACAAAAGGGTGTAATCTATGCTCTATATGTTTTGTGCGTACTACTCAAGAATtaccctttccttccctatcttttttttgcgcatgcacagatataaatatatagacAGTTATAAATAGATGCACAGATATCTATGTAACTGTCGAGAGGTACGTGTCTGTCCACAAAgtacaaattaaaaaaaaaaaacacacacacacaagacaAACCGACACTGTGATTCTAATAGTTATCTGGCATGCCAGAACTACTTGTAGAAGCACCCTTTACTCCACCCCCTACAACAGGAGGTAGTAAGAAGTTTTCATCTGGAACCGGGTCACGTGTCAGTTCAAGTGATGGAAAAAGAGGCAAACCGCTGACACCACCATCAACAGGTCGCTTCGGCTTCCGACCTCTCGCTGGTTTGGGTGCTGATGTCTCAGATTTCACAGCCTTTCCTCCACCCTTCACGGTTGAAGCATTCGGGTGTGAGTTTACCTCGTTGGTGTCGCGCTCAGTAGCAACATCAAACACATTCAGCTCATCCCGTGATCGCTTCCCACGAGTGGCGGCCCCACCAGATGCATCTGGTGGGGATAAAGAGTTACTGAAATCTGGAAAAGTAAACCCTACTTGGGAAAGCGCGTCATTAGCGCCCTCCCCGTTATTTGTGGCTCCACTTCCTCCAGCCCGCCGGGGCGCCGTGGCGGATAAAAGCCCCAATGCGGCACCATCCGCTAATTCACCCCCTACACGGGGAAAATTACCACTATCCATCGAAGCAGCTAACTCAGTGTCGGCCCGAAGCCGCTCGGTCAGTTCGTTTCCTTGAGTGGACCGCTGCAACGCCTCTTCTGCTGCGCGAGAAAGTTCCTCGTAGCGCTTGTTTGCCTCCTTCTTGTGGCGGACAACCTCCTCATAGATGCTTTCGGGTTTCAATATAGATTCCGACTCACCCCTGCGCATCGACACCCAAACCGACTTTTGGCATTTACTCAACAGTTCGCAGATGCGCTCGTCTATAGCGTCGCGCTCACCTTTCTCAGCGAAGGCATACACCGCTGCCGACACTTCGGATTCCGACAGCAACGAACATGCATCACGCGCATTAGCATTGAACACCTCGGCAACTTTGGTGCGTATGTCGGAGGTGTTAAGTCGTGGAACCGGCACTACGGGGGCCTCACCACCTGTCGCTGATGCGGAAGAAGCGACGCGAGGCACCTGCTTGGGTTTAATGGGACGGAGGAGCTCACTTGGGTTCACAACAATGTCCATATATTGTTGCCCAAAACGATTGATGTTCGGTTGAGGGAAGGTCGTGGAGTCCGGATCTGTGAAATCCACTGCCAGCCTCATAATTGGGAACTTGATGTTGGGGTGGAACTTAAGAACATCATCCGGAATGCGGCTCACCTGCTCTTCAGCCTCTTCAATCATTTGCTCCACTACACTCCGAAGGAAGTCCTCCACCGCGTCAAGGGTCCGACAGCCGGGATTATCCCTCCACAATTCAACTGTTCGCCGGACGACAGGACGAATACTGCGAAGGGGAAATCCTGTGACTCGATAGGACCCTCCTCGCACCTCCAGCACTCCGTATTTTTTGGGGTTGCACTCGTGCTCAGATAATGATGTTAGGATTGTACTACCCGGCTGAATGATGTCAAACCCCTCAGATGGAGAGGGTTCCATTTGTTGCTCATGTTCATTTCCCCAAATGACAAGATCCATCCCATGACCGGCGAGCATTGTTTCGTAAATGCCACACTTCATATTTCCACCACTGCGAACCCCTCGGTTTTGATGAAAAAGCAGAATTTTAAACCAATCTTTTCCTGGTTCAGTCTTGGGTTGCACAAAGTGCAACTTCTTCATACGAAAGCACCGATGCAATCGATCATCACGGACATTCCCAAGACCATACAAGGCGATATACGTATCACCCTTTTTCAGCAGCACAGGTTCCACAACAATATCATCCAACGAAGATGTATGCCCGAAGTAGTTCACAAGTCCAGCGGTGGACAGAATATCAATGG contains:
- a CDS encoding endo/exonuclease Mre11 (identical to GP:18844723: DNA repair protein Mre11 {Trypanosoma brucei brucei}) gives rise to the protein MGSRVTVLHIIMAERASTQSHALPTSTQADPSLAASTFKFLVTSDNHLGYQERDSRRGDDSFTTFEECLRAARLEHEVDAILLAGDFFHDNKPSLGCLARTSSLLRSYVLGDKPISFTLLSDPKRNFPTHPVPLANFQDPNINVALPIFMIHGNHDDPVGGTSSIDILSTAGLVNYFGHTSSLDDIVVEPVLLKKGDTYIALYGLGNVRDDRLHRCFRMKKLHFVQPKTEPGKDWFKILLFHQNRGVRSGGNMKCGIYETMLAGHGMDLVIWGNEHEQQMEPSPSEGFDIIQPGSTILTSLSEHECNPKKYGVLEVRGGSYRVTGFPLRSIRPVVRRTVELWRDNPGCRTLDAVEDFLRSVVEQMIEEAEEQVSRIPDDVLKFHPNIKFPIMRLAVDFTDPDSTTFPQPNINRFGQQYMDIVVNPSELLRPIKPKQVPRVASSASATGGEAPVVPVPRLNTSDIRTKVAEVFNANARDACSLLSESEVSAAVYAFAEKGERDAIDERICELLSKCQKSVWVSMRRGESESILKPESIYEEVVRHKKEANKRYEELSRAAEEALQRSTQGNELTERLRADTELAASMDSGNFPRVGGELADGAALGLLSATAPRRAGGSGATNNGEGANDALSQVGFTFPDFSNSLSPPDASGGAATRGKRSRDELNVFDVATERDTNEVNSHPNASTVKGGGKAVKSETSAPKPARGRKPKRPVDGGVSGLPLFPSLELTRDPVPDENFLLPPVVGGGVKGASTSSSGMPDNY
- a CDS encoding trypanothione synthetase, putative (similar to Trypanothione synthetase (EC 6.3.1.9) (Cf-TS). (Swiss-Prot:O60993) [Crithidia fasciculata;]) codes for the protein MTKSALADTKEEPHVPFGEIQGYTPCGVPAYSNGHDGFFSGERSIDGNLFCGFKYQCVEFARRWLYEAKGLVLPDVNWAAHIFDLTEVHDASTATPVPCVKVSNGTAAKPVADSLLIYAVNEDAPWGHVAVITEVGDKWVRIADQNHRFHKWKGTYSAELLLKHEGGVWTVEDHAAEGIFVPLGWVTFPSRPNRNPKEPLVLHESLYFKQPEKPFLRRVVFTPENRKTDWLDLTNEAEAEFYKTFGKEATRGGVYESCYYLMNRELYLNCVRYGTQLHSFFLEATKQVLESDDKLRRFRIPEEYWPRIRHSWKTQPHAITGRFDFVFDENTQEFKCFEYNADSASTLLECAVIQEKWANSVGLDDNATRSSGKFMPQTLVRAWEMTGLKGRVHFLVDDDGEERYTALYVMEKAREAGIDAKLCVMFDEFHFDEKGAVVDSDGIPVTAVWKTWMWETAISDHQAAREQRGAEWKPTPKDKVRLCDILLGNNWDIRVFEPMWKLIPSNKAILPIIYNNHPDHPAILPASYELTDELRRTGYAKKPIVGRVGRNVTVTEPDGKVLAESDGNFSNRDMVYQQLFRIPKRGDYYAILGGWMLGDTYSGTGVREDKKLITGLESPFGPVRIQM